The following are from one region of the Robbsia betulipollinis genome:
- a CDS encoding GNAT family N-acetyltransferase, with protein MVLDIRNAAFADVEAVATIHVESWRAAYAGIFPERFLKDLSVQKRSIYWQQALRDGKPQLLVACEGPAVVGWIAFGPCRDSDKDGNWAEIEAVYVAPDAWGTGVGRRLTHSASDLLLGAGYSFLALWVLEQNFRARAFYERNGFNADDPSKKQIQIGGVSLTELRYHCALPGIETVSYPVIR; from the coding sequence ATGGTATTAGACATACGGAATGCGGCGTTTGCAGATGTAGAAGCTGTCGCAACAATTCATGTCGAGTCGTGGCGTGCGGCCTATGCCGGAATATTCCCCGAACGGTTTTTGAAAGACCTTTCAGTACAAAAACGTTCGATCTATTGGCAACAGGCACTTCGCGATGGGAAGCCTCAGCTTCTTGTCGCTTGTGAAGGGCCGGCCGTGGTCGGGTGGATTGCTTTTGGACCATGCCGAGATTCCGACAAGGATGGTAATTGGGCCGAGATCGAAGCGGTGTACGTCGCTCCGGACGCATGGGGCACGGGCGTCGGTCGGCGCCTCACCCATTCGGCTAGCGATCTTCTTCTTGGAGCGGGGTACTCGTTTCTCGCACTGTGGGTGCTGGAGCAAAATTTTCGTGCTCGCGCTTTTTACGAGCGAAACGGTTTCAATGCGGACGACCCGAGTAAAAAACAGATTCAAATTGGCGGCGTTTCGCTGACCGAGCTTCGCTACCACTGCGCACTGCCGGGGATAGAAACCGTCTCTTATCCAGTCATCCGATAA
- a CDS encoding nucleotidyltransferase domain-containing protein, with protein sequence MTASEIAAHLLGTCASLEHFDAYMFGSTLHGIGQDIDILIVGPGGDLLAKLKKEIQCAGESLPLHMLYMQPSEERHTKFVARESCIPLKQLISSVSQLSRSQDANLNDRQI encoded by the coding sequence ATGACGGCCAGCGAGATCGCAGCCCACCTTTTGGGTACGTGTGCCTCGCTGGAGCATTTCGATGCGTACATGTTCGGCTCAACCCTGCACGGTATTGGCCAAGACATTGATATTCTCATCGTGGGCCCGGGCGGCGATCTGTTGGCGAAGCTCAAGAAGGAAATTCAATGCGCAGGGGAGAGTTTGCCGCTCCACATGCTTTACATGCAGCCATCAGAAGAGCGTCACACCAAGTTCGTGGCGAGAGAGAGCTGCATTCCGCTTAAGCAACTTATTTCCTCTGTCTCGCAACTGAGCAGGTCGCAGGATGCAAACCTAAACGATCGGCAGATTTGA
- a CDS encoding ABC transporter substrate-binding protein yields MKRFTTAILSIASLLMAAVAAPAHATQYPVTVTDTAGRTVVIAQEPKRVVIQDGRDILTMALLDRNDPFQRVVAWNNLIARGDPGLWKVLSTRWPDAKSAVDMKFSDQGNINLEAVIAKQPQLIIAQLRARPAFEQSHVLERMAQLKIPVVFVDSEQDPIGHTATSVALLGTVLNREKEAREYVDFYDAHLQRLRQTIAALPGPRPRVFIEAKAGFTGGNDCCFTHATMGWGRLLQAVDAHNVGADLLHVPSGDVTLENLIGARPDVYIMTGANLSGNNNAAVPFGYGTSASRIGAAFAKLAARPGFAQLKAARDGQVYGIYHAFYNHAYNIVGVEYLAKILYPAAFATLDPTADWNAIIARFTQIPSAPLILEAKAPAQ; encoded by the coding sequence GTGAAGAGGTTCACCACCGCCATTCTGTCCATCGCCTCGCTGCTGATGGCCGCCGTTGCCGCCCCCGCGCACGCCACCCAATACCCCGTCACCGTCACCGATACCGCCGGCCGCACGGTCGTCATCGCGCAGGAACCCAAGCGCGTGGTCATCCAGGACGGACGCGATATCCTGACCATGGCGCTGCTCGACCGCAACGACCCGTTCCAGCGCGTGGTGGCCTGGAACAACCTGATCGCCCGGGGCGATCCGGGCCTGTGGAAGGTCCTGTCGACCCGCTGGCCGGACGCGAAATCCGCCGTCGACATGAAGTTCTCCGATCAGGGCAACATCAATCTGGAAGCGGTCATCGCGAAGCAGCCCCAGTTGATCATCGCGCAATTGCGCGCCAGGCCCGCGTTCGAACAAAGCCATGTGCTCGAACGCATGGCGCAGTTGAAGATCCCGGTCGTCTTCGTCGATTCCGAGCAGGACCCGATCGGCCACACCGCGACGAGCGTCGCGCTGCTCGGCACCGTGCTGAACCGCGAGAAGGAAGCCAGGGAATACGTCGATTTCTACGACGCGCACCTGCAACGCCTGCGGCAAACGATCGCAGCCCTCCCCGGCCCGCGGCCGCGCGTGTTCATCGAGGCCAAGGCCGGGTTCACCGGCGGCAACGACTGCTGCTTCACCCATGCCACGATGGGCTGGGGACGCCTGTTGCAGGCGGTCGATGCGCATAACGTCGGCGCGGACCTGCTGCATGTCCCCTCGGGCGACGTCACGCTGGAGAACCTGATCGGCGCGCGGCCCGACGTCTACATCATGACCGGCGCGAACCTCTCGGGCAACAACAATGCCGCCGTGCCTTTCGGGTACGGCACCAGTGCGTCCCGTATCGGCGCCGCGTTCGCGAAACTCGCGGCGCGCCCCGGCTTCGCGCAACTGAAGGCGGCGCGTGACGGCCAGGTCTACGGCATCTACCACGCGTTCTACAACCACGCGTACAACATCGTCGGCGTCGAATATCTGGCGAAGATCCTCTACCCGGCCGCCTTCGCCACGCTCGACCCCACCGCCGACTGGAACGCGATCATCGCGCGTTTCACCCAGATCCCGAGCGCGCCGTTGATCCTGGAAGCGAAGGCACCGGCGCAATGA
- a CDS encoding HNH endonuclease yields the protein MADRKAIPIGTRLRLFSDASGHCQNPDCLDVLFPAEMGGDKHIAEMAHVIPHGDTGPRYKDRPADDFDADTFENLVLLCPTCHTKIDKNPDAYPRHLLLDWKARHLAHLMLKQGIKAYDNRAQVRTAIAGILAENRAIWEKFAPEHGSDFEYDPESGTAEAWNQRVRSVILPNHYRALAIVEANLRLATEDDRGTFAEYQEHVRGLSERHVCGVSGRAIRFPDTMEGLFA from the coding sequence ATGGCAGATCGTAAGGCGATACCAATTGGGACACGACTGCGCCTCTTTTCTGACGCATCGGGGCATTGTCAGAATCCCGATTGCCTCGATGTCCTTTTTCCTGCTGAAATGGGGGGGGATAAGCACATAGCCGAAATGGCGCATGTCATTCCGCATGGCGATACCGGGCCACGATATAAAGACCGGCCAGCCGATGACTTTGATGCCGATACGTTCGAGAATCTGGTCTTGTTGTGCCCAACCTGCCATACGAAGATCGACAAGAATCCTGATGCGTATCCACGCCATCTTCTGCTCGATTGGAAGGCACGTCATCTGGCACATCTGATGCTCAAACAAGGCATAAAGGCTTATGACAATCGAGCACAAGTACGGACGGCGATCGCTGGCATCCTGGCTGAAAACAGGGCCATTTGGGAGAAATTTGCACCGGAGCATGGGTCGGATTTCGAATACGATCCGGAGTCCGGTACCGCAGAAGCTTGGAACCAGCGGGTAAGGAGCGTGATTCTGCCCAACCACTACCGAGCTCTGGCAATCGTCGAGGCTAATCTGAGACTCGCCACTGAAGACGACCGGGGCACCTTTGCCGAATATCAGGAGCATGTGCGGGGCCTGTCAGAGCGCCACGTTTGCGGCGTTTCTGGCCGCGCCATCCGGTTCCCAGATACGATGGAGGGATTGTTCGCGTGA
- a CDS encoding FecCD family ABC transporter permease: MRQGHVTMAEGHAAHTPPTLAARYRHGMHRRLLLLAVVVVLGGLAILADLAIGSGTLTVRQVVEALLHPSEVDAGTLVILRDIRMPITFTAALSGIGLALAGSLMQTSLDNPLAEPFTIGISSAAGCGAALAIVFQTSLAGFLPWLPPDLFVSLNAFLFALCTVLFISLFARSDGLGIETVTLLGIAIHFVFASILGMMQYFSDADQLQTLVFWLMGSLLKSSWLKVGINAGLVVVLLPLIFLNSRSITALRSFGDQAVTLGLNVPRMRFLMLFAAALLASSITATIGVVGFVGLVAPHIARLLVGEDQRLSLPMTAACGLLVMTLASIASKMILPGGILPIGMVTSLLGVPFFLAQILWLKKRSRR; this comes from the coding sequence ATGAGGCAAGGGCACGTCACGATGGCGGAAGGACACGCAGCGCACACTCCCCCGACGCTCGCCGCGCGCTACCGGCACGGGATGCACCGCCGGCTGCTGCTGCTGGCCGTCGTCGTCGTTCTGGGCGGGCTGGCGATTCTCGCCGACCTCGCCATCGGTTCCGGCACGCTGACCGTGCGGCAGGTCGTGGAGGCGCTGCTGCATCCGTCCGAGGTCGATGCCGGCACGCTGGTCATCCTGCGCGACATCCGCATGCCGATCACCTTCACCGCCGCGCTGTCCGGCATCGGCCTGGCGCTGGCCGGATCGCTCATGCAGACCTCGCTCGACAATCCGCTGGCCGAACCGTTCACCATCGGCATCTCTTCCGCGGCGGGATGCGGCGCGGCGCTGGCGATCGTCTTCCAGACCTCGCTGGCCGGGTTTCTGCCCTGGCTGCCGCCCGACCTTTTCGTCTCGCTGAACGCCTTCCTCTTCGCGCTGTGCACGGTCCTCTTCATCAGCCTCTTCGCCCGCAGCGACGGCCTGGGCATCGAGACCGTGACCTTGCTCGGCATCGCGATCCATTTCGTGTTCGCCTCGATCCTCGGCATGATGCAGTACTTCTCCGACGCCGATCAATTGCAGACCCTGGTCTTCTGGCTGATGGGCTCGCTCCTCAAATCCAGCTGGCTCAAGGTGGGCATCAACGCCGGTCTCGTCGTCGTGCTGCTGCCGCTGATCTTCCTGAACAGCCGCAGCATCACCGCGCTGCGCAGCTTCGGCGATCAGGCCGTCACGCTTGGCCTGAACGTGCCGCGCATGCGCTTCCTGATGCTCTTCGCCGCCGCGCTGCTCGCGAGCAGCATCACCGCGACGATCGGCGTGGTCGGCTTCGTCGGACTGGTCGCGCCGCACATCGCGCGCCTGCTGGTGGGCGAGGACCAGCGCCTGTCGCTGCCGATGACCGCCGCCTGCGGCCTGCTGGTGATGACGCTCGCCTCCATCGCCAGCAAGATGATCCTGCCCGGCGGCATCCTGCCGATCGGCATGGTCACGTCGCTCCTCGGCGTCCCCTTCTTCCTCGCGCAGATCCTCTGGCTGAAAAAACGGAGCCGACGCTGA
- a CDS encoding ABC transporter ATP-binding protein, producing MLEIHGLNVAFGRKRILHDVRFQARDGECLAVLGCNGAGKTTLIRALAGLLGHRGDIRLDGRALDRLPPYERSALIGYVAQSLAHGNVRMSVFDLLLLVQNGSAGGRFGHHTLATPPEHLARAEDILQRLALAPLAHACPDELSGGQRQMVALALALVRSPRLLLLDEPTSALDLNNQLHLLEYVRNHTREHRVITLMILHDLNQASRYADKVMLMDQGQVSAMGTPADTLTEAKLRAVYGVECEIIGMSNAQRAIYPLRRIEPGTAFG from the coding sequence ATGCTCGAGATCCACGGACTGAACGTCGCCTTCGGCCGCAAACGCATCCTCCACGACGTGCGCTTTCAGGCCCGCGACGGCGAATGCCTCGCGGTGCTGGGCTGCAACGGCGCCGGCAAGACGACGCTGATCCGCGCGCTCGCCGGCCTGCTCGGGCACCGGGGCGACATCCGGCTCGACGGCCGGGCGCTGGACCGCCTGCCGCCCTACGAGCGCAGCGCGCTGATCGGTTATGTCGCGCAGAGCCTCGCGCACGGCAATGTACGGATGAGCGTGTTCGACCTGTTGCTGCTGGTGCAGAACGGCAGCGCCGGCGGACGTTTCGGGCATCACACCCTCGCCACGCCGCCCGAACACCTGGCGCGCGCCGAAGACATCCTGCAACGCCTCGCGCTCGCCCCGCTCGCCCACGCCTGCCCCGACGAACTCTCGGGCGGCCAGCGCCAGATGGTCGCGCTGGCCCTCGCGCTGGTGCGTTCGCCGCGTCTGCTGCTGCTCGACGAACCCACCTCCGCCCTCGACCTGAACAACCAGCTCCACCTGCTGGAATACGTCCGGAACCATACCCGCGAACATCGGGTCATTACCCTGATGATCCTGCACGACCTCAACCAGGCGAGCCGGTACGCGGACAAGGTGATGCTCATGGACCAGGGGCAGGTCAGCGCGATGGGCACGCCCGCCGACACGTTGACCGAAGCGAAGCTGCGCGCGGTCTATGGGGTGGAGTGCGAGATCATCGGCATGTCGAACGCGCAGCGGGCGATCTACCCGCTGCGCCGGATCGAACCGGGAACGGCCTTCGGGTGA
- a CDS encoding glycosyltransferase family 9 protein, with translation MRIEPGQRIAFQMSQCLGDSLLAMIVVNNLARNGYAVVVFGDYIHALQPWFSRFVIRPSVQPEDARTVLAAFDVVLHVYPRNVVGDVRAWHPACLVMEEWPNFRQPKNMVALHADLCRRDLGLADVVEDNGWSAPAGSQGRKHARRVILHPTASAKVKMWFPQRFLALAHALRRLGYEPAFTVAPHERGDWLYLEEHGFAVPAFASLSETARWIHESGWFIGNDSGMAHLASNFGIPTLSLTIRKRVAFRWRPGWTLSLAVLPLPLLPARPLKDVFWRHFLPVGRVMKAFARLRQLYADR, from the coding sequence ATGCGTATCGAACCTGGCCAACGCATTGCCTTTCAGATGTCGCAGTGCCTCGGCGATTCGTTGCTGGCGATGATCGTCGTCAACAATCTGGCGCGTAACGGCTACGCGGTGGTCGTATTCGGCGACTACATTCACGCGTTGCAACCCTGGTTTTCGCGTTTCGTCATTCGTCCGTCAGTGCAGCCGGAAGACGCCAGGACGGTCCTCGCGGCGTTCGACGTGGTGTTGCATGTCTACCCGCGCAATGTCGTCGGCGACGTCCGGGCGTGGCATCCCGCGTGCCTCGTGATGGAGGAGTGGCCGAATTTCAGGCAACCGAAAAACATGGTCGCCCTGCATGCGGATCTGTGCCGCCGGGATCTGGGACTCGCCGATGTCGTGGAGGATAACGGCTGGTCGGCGCCCGCCGGCAGCCAGGGCCGCAAGCATGCGCGGCGCGTGATCCTGCATCCCACGGCCAGCGCGAAAGTGAAAATGTGGTTCCCGCAACGGTTCCTGGCCCTGGCGCACGCACTGCGGCGCCTGGGGTATGAACCGGCGTTTACGGTGGCGCCCCATGAGCGCGGAGACTGGCTCTATCTCGAGGAGCACGGCTTCGCGGTCCCGGCGTTCGCTTCGCTGAGCGAAACCGCGCGCTGGATTCACGAGTCCGGCTGGTTCATCGGCAACGATTCCGGCATGGCGCACCTCGCGTCGAACTTCGGCATTCCCACTTTGTCGCTGACCATTCGAAAGCGCGTGGCGTTTCGCTGGCGCCCGGGCTGGACCCTCAGTCTCGCGGTACTGCCGCTGCCCCTGCTGCCGGCACGGCCGCTGAAGGATGTGTTCTGGCGACATTTCCTGCCCGTAGGCCGCGTCATGAAGGCCTTCGCCCGGCTCCGGCAACTGTATGCGGACCGGTAA
- a CDS encoding type I restriction enzyme endonuclease domain-containing protein: MQSARTRLVRNNSGVDLWERENAKPKMRVVIKRILHRHGYTPDLASEAVKLVSRRAEALVVG, encoded by the coding sequence GTGCAATCAGCACGAACGAGATTGGTGCGCAACAATTCAGGAGTGGACTTATGGGAGCGGGAGAATGCCAAGCCCAAGATGCGCGTCGTAATTAAGCGGATTTTACATCGGCATGGCTATACGCCAGATTTGGCTTCAGAAGCTGTGAAACTGGTGTCGCGGCGGGCTGAGGCTTTGGTAGTGGGATAA
- a CDS encoding DUF4275 family protein → MTHASFSFPPAQPTPRIVVQEPDAVAAWAERWLAVFGADRRGIGAQYFLWHIFSNDRYPSVCGHPAYDHYARHAAPEYIVLTNDRKHAVAVDCRPDVPPFSSFNGWTDFYVFPTNLAWTLARTHEEIWLGPYFARHPDYDALNRENLVALEKARMIREARGKGWL, encoded by the coding sequence ATGACGCACGCCTCGTTCTCTTTCCCACCTGCTCAGCCGACCCCGCGCATCGTCGTGCAGGAACCCGACGCCGTGGCGGCATGGGCCGAACGCTGGCTCGCCGTGTTCGGCGCCGACCGGCGAGGCATCGGCGCGCAATACTTTCTGTGGCACATCTTCTCCAACGATCGCTACCCCAGCGTCTGCGGCCACCCGGCGTACGACCACTACGCGCGGCACGCCGCACCGGAATACATCGTGCTCACGAACGACCGCAAGCATGCGGTCGCCGTCGACTGCCGGCCGGACGTGCCGCCCTTCTCCTCCTTCAACGGCTGGACCGACTTTTATGTCTTTCCGACCAATCTGGCATGGACGCTGGCGCGCACGCACGAAGAGATCTGGCTCGGGCCGTATTTCGCGCGACATCCCGATTACGACGCATTGAACCGGGAGAATCTCGTGGCGCTGGAGAAGGCGCGGATGATTCGGGAAGCACGGGGCAAGGGATGGTTGTGA
- a CDS encoding SGNH/GDSL hydrolase family protein, with amino-acid sequence MTRPQPGAFYVALGSSFAAGLGLGPRAPNSPIVSQRSQNGYPQQLARLLKVPSFTDMTSSGATLRQVLKGGQFHLGPQVDALGPDTRLVTLTAGGNDVKYIGDLVALAYRNRGGVIGFLVKRFWKGPKPIDERGFPALRNDFDATLAEIARRSPKAQVVVATYPTVLPVDAGCPRLGLTGDQANMMRPVSDALAETTRAAAGAAGAMLVDMATLSVGHDVCSAVPWVNGPYPDKRAGTAFHPTLVGARATADAIRERLRAHEGQWFVEAFTSQR; translated from the coding sequence ATGACCCGCCCCCAACCCGGTGCCTTCTACGTGGCCCTCGGCAGTTCCTTCGCCGCCGGTCTGGGTCTCGGTCCGCGCGCGCCAAACAGCCCGATCGTGTCGCAGCGCAGTCAGAACGGTTATCCGCAGCAGTTGGCCCGTTTGCTGAAAGTGCCGTCCTTCACGGACATGACGTCGTCCGGCGCGACGCTTCGGCAGGTGTTGAAGGGCGGTCAATTCCATCTCGGCCCCCAGGTCGATGCGCTCGGTCCCGATACGCGGCTCGTGACGCTCACGGCGGGTGGCAACGACGTGAAATATATCGGCGATTTGGTGGCGCTGGCGTATCGGAACCGCGGCGGCGTGATCGGCTTTCTGGTGAAGCGTTTCTGGAAAGGCCCGAAACCCATCGACGAACGGGGTTTTCCCGCGTTGCGGAACGATTTCGACGCGACGCTTGCCGAGATTGCGCGCCGGTCGCCGAAAGCGCAGGTGGTGGTGGCGACCTATCCGACGGTATTGCCCGTCGATGCGGGGTGTCCCCGACTCGGACTGACCGGTGACCAGGCGAATATGATGCGGCCGGTGAGTGATGCGCTCGCCGAGACCACGCGCGCGGCGGCCGGGGCGGCGGGGGCGATGCTGGTGGACATGGCCACGCTGTCGGTCGGGCACGATGTCTGTAGCGCCGTGCCCTGGGTGAATGGCCCCTATCCCGACAAGCGGGCGGGTACCGCATTTCATCCCACGCTCGTGGGCGCGCGGGCAACGGCCGACGCCATACGCGAGCGCCTTCGCGCACACGAGGGTCAATGGTTCGTCGAGGCGTTCACATCGCAGCGATGA